From the Polaribacter gangjinensis genome, the window GCGTGTTTCAATTCTTCTAAATAGGCAAAATGTGAAAATGGTGCTGTTGGAATTTGATGATCAATATAAAAATGTTTTTGGCGTGCTTTACTTTGAATGATTCTAAGATTTTGCGGCTTTGGAAAAATAGGCAATCCTTCTTTTTCAAGCTGCTCTAAAGCATCAATATTTACATTTTCAATTTCGATGGTTAACAAATCAACTGTTTTTCCGAAGTTGTAAACAGCCTCATAATCCAATAAATTACCAACTTCAAATCGATTGCAAATTTCGCTACAAGGCGCATTTTTATCATTGTCTAAAATAGCGGTGTAAATATCAAATTTTTGAGTCTCAGAAAGTAACATTCTTCCCAATTGTCCACCTCCTAAAACGCCTAAAGTAAAGTTGGATGAGAAATAATTTTTCAATGGATAACCTATTTTGTTTCCGCAAAAATAAACATCTTGCTGTTAAGAAACTAGTTAAAACTACTGATTTGAAGCGTGGTGCCATTTTTTACAACGCGATATTCTATGGCAGGACATTCAAATCCATTTGTTTGAGGTGCGCCCCCAAAATCAACACTATATCTGCTGTTATCACAAGAACATTTCAGAATTCGATTTTCAAAAATCATGGGTTGATTGCAATCGTTTGCAGGACATAATTTATCAAAAGCAACAAACTCAGTTCCGTTTTTATTAAAAATTAAAATCCCTTTATTTCCTCCTACAATTTCTGCAAAACCACCTGGAGTTTGCACATTAATGAGTTCAGGATTGTTTAAATCTCTTAAAATATTTAATGGTAAAGTTCGAATACAGTTTTGCAAATTTGCTGTATCTGAGCAATTTACAAATAAACAAAACCCAAATATAAAAGTTAGTTTTCGAATCATCTTTTAAAGACTGTAGTTACAAAACGATGCCAAGTTACAAATATTTTGTATATTTGTTTCACAATCTCATTCCTTTCAAGGCAATGAGATTTTTAAATTTTAGAAACTATGAGTAACATATCTTATTATTCGCCAGAAGGATTAAAGAAATTGAAAGATGAATTGCTTCATTTAGAGCAAGTAGAGCGTCCAAGAGTTACCCAAGAAATTGCAGATGCAAGAGATAAAGGGGATTTGAGTGAAAATGCGGAATATCATGCCGCAAAAGAAGAACAATCACATTTAGAAACAAAAATTGCGAAATTGAAAAACGTAATTTCGAATGCACGCATTTTAGATGAAAGTCAATTAGATACTTCAAAAATATTGATTCACTCTAAAGTGAAAATTAAAAATATTGCCAATAAAATGGAGTTTACATATACACTTGTTGCAGATTCTGAAACAGATGTTCGTAATGGAAAACTTTCTGTAAAATCGCCAATTGGTCAAGGATTGTTAGGAAAAGAAGTAGGAGAAATTGCCGAAATTAAAGTACCAAATGGCATTATGAAATTTGAAATTTTAGAGATTTCAAGGTAACAAGAGTTCAAAATTTTAGGTTCAAAATTTATTAAAAATCACTCGTCAAACGTCAGTCTAAATACATGAGCATATTTACAAAAATTATCAATGGTGAAATTCCGTGTTATAAAATTGCTGAAAATACTGATTTTATTTCTTTTTTAGATATCAATCCAAATGCTGTTGGACATGCTTTGGTGGTTCCAAAAAAAGGGGAAAACAAACTGTTTGATTTGTCAAAAGAGGAATACAGTTCTTTGATGGATTTCTCTTATAGAGTTGCAAAAGCACTGGAAAAAACAGTTCCATGTAAAAGAATTGGAATGACTGTTATTGGTTTGGAAGTGCCTCACGTTCATGTTCATTTGATTCCAATTAATGAAATGGCAGATATGCAATTTCAACGAAAAATTAGTTTATCAAAAGAAGAGTTTGAAGATTTAGCGAAACGAATTTCAGGAAATTTTATCTAAAATAATTTCAAAAGTAGTTCCTTTTCCAATTTCTGATTTTTGTACAAAAATTTTGCCTTTGTGATAATCTTCTACAATTCTTTTAGAAAGAGATAAACCTAAACCCCAACCTCTTTTTTTAGTGGTATAACCGGGTTTAAAAATCTGTTTGAATAATTTTTTGGGCATTCCTTTTCCAGTATCTGAAATTAAAATCCGAACTTTTTTTTCTGAACTTTCAATTTTTAAGGAAACTTCACCTTTCCCAAGCATGGCATCAATGGCATTTTTGATGATATTTTCAATCACCCAACCAAAAAGTTCTTCATTGATAAGTGTTTGAATTTCTTTGTCTGATGAAGTAAATGAAAAGGAAATTTGAGTAGAACTCCTAAATTTTAAATAATCAAACGCTTGTTTAGTGATCAAAACGACATCTCTTTTTTTCAATTCGGGAATTGAACCAATTTTTGAAAAACGATTCGCAATTGTATTCAATCTATGAACGTCTTTTTCAATTTCATCAATATAGGTTTCATCCACTTTTTCGGCTTTTAAAATGGCAATCCAACCTAATAAAGATGACAATGGCGTACCAATTTGATGTGCTGTTTCTTTTGCCATTCCAGTCCATAATTTATTGGTTTCTGCAGCTTTATTGGAACTGTAAAAAAGATAAATTACAGATAAAAACAACACCAAAATTAAGATTAATGCTAAAGGATAGTACGTTAGTTTTTTCAGTAAATCGGAATCTCGATAGTAAATATATTGCTTATTTTTTCCGTCATAACTAATTTCAATTGGCTTGTTTTCTTTTTTCATAATTGCCAATTGTTCTTGTAAATACTCAGGATTTAGAGACTTTATAGAATCTAAATTATTGGCATAAATTATTTCGTCTTTATCATCTACCAAAATCATTGGAATGCTATTATTGGTCGTAATAATTTTGTCTGATAAAGCAATATTCGAATTCAAATCAGCTGTTGATAATTCTTTTTGAGCTTCTGCCAAAATCTCCATTTTAATACGCTCTTCTTGTTTGAATTTTTGAAAAAAAGTGTAGGTATTCCATAAAATTAAGGAAACAATCACAAACGAAACAACAATGCTAATCCGCTTAAATAAAAGTGGTTGGTTGAAAATATTCATCAAAACAAATATAAAGTTTTTTGAATATAACTCATTTAAAGATTTGATAGTATCTTTAGGGCATAAAAAAATATTCATGCGTACCATTATTCCCAATGAAATTTCTACAGGACAATTTCACTCGTATTTATTAGGTGCCATTGCGCCAAGACCTATTGCTTTTGCAAGTACTATTGATGTTGAAGGAAATCCGAATTTATCACCTTTTAGTTTTTTCAATGTATTTGGTTCCAATCCACCAACATTGATTTTTTCACCTGCAAGAAGAGTGAGAGGAAATACTACAAAACATACTTTAGATAATGTTTTAGCAACCAAAGAAGTTGTTATAAATGTGGTAAATTATGATATGGTGCAACAAATGTCATTGAGTAGTACTGAATATCCAAAAGGCGTAAATGAGTTTGTAAAAGCAGGATTTACCATGCTAAAATCCGAAGAAATAAAACCATTTAGAGTAGCAGAATCTCCAGTTCAATTTGAATGTGTTGTGAAAGATGTAATTTTTACAGGCAATGAAGGTGGAGCAGGAAATTTAATCATTTGTGAAGTTGTAAAAATGCATATTTCAGAGGATGTTTTAGACGAAAAT encodes:
- a CDS encoding phosphoribosylaminoimidazole carboxylase, which codes for MIRKLTFIFGFCLFVNCSDTANLQNCIRTLPLNILRDLNNPELINVQTPGGFAEIVGGNKGILIFNKNGTEFVAFDKLCPANDCNQPMIFENRILKCSCDNSRYSVDFGGAPQTNGFECPAIEYRVVKNGTTLQISSFN
- the greA gene encoding transcription elongation factor GreA produces the protein MSNISYYSPEGLKKLKDELLHLEQVERPRVTQEIADARDKGDLSENAEYHAAKEEQSHLETKIAKLKNVISNARILDESQLDTSKILIHSKVKIKNIANKMEFTYTLVADSETDVRNGKLSVKSPIGQGLLGKEVGEIAEIKVPNGIMKFEILEISR
- a CDS encoding HIT family protein, yielding MSIFTKIINGEIPCYKIAENTDFISFLDINPNAVGHALVVPKKGENKLFDLSKEEYSSLMDFSYRVAKALEKTVPCKRIGMTVIGLEVPHVHVHLIPINEMADMQFQRKISLSKEEFEDLAKRISGNFI
- a CDS encoding sensor histidine kinase — protein: MNIFNQPLLFKRISIVVSFVIVSLILWNTYTFFQKFKQEERIKMEILAEAQKELSTADLNSNIALSDKIITTNNSIPMILVDDKDEIIYANNLDSIKSLNPEYLQEQLAIMKKENKPIEISYDGKNKQYIYYRDSDLLKKLTYYPLALILILVLFLSVIYLFYSSNKAAETNKLWTGMAKETAHQIGTPLSSLLGWIAILKAEKVDETYIDEIEKDVHRLNTIANRFSKIGSIPELKKRDVVLITKQAFDYLKFRSSTQISFSFTSSDKEIQTLINEELFGWVIENIIKNAIDAMLGKGEVSLKIESSEKKVRILISDTGKGMPKKLFKQIFKPGYTTKKRGWGLGLSLSKRIVEDYHKGKIFVQKSEIGKGTTFEIILDKIS
- a CDS encoding flavin reductase family protein, whose product is MRTIIPNEISTGQFHSYLLGAIAPRPIAFASTIDVEGNPNLSPFSFFNVFGSNPPTLIFSPARRVRGNTTKHTLDNVLATKEVVINVVNYDMVQQMSLSSTEYPKGVNEFVKAGFTMLKSEEIKPFRVAESPVQFECVVKDVIFTGNEGGAGNLIICEVVKMHISEDVLDENGEIDQHKIDLVARAGGNYYSRAKDGFFEIPKPLSSLGIGIDQIPSEIKNSQILTGNDLGMLGNVSELPSKETVDNFGKEHPQFMGLETTKKHIFAKEYLKNNDIESAWKVLLLN